A single region of the Montipora capricornis isolate CH-2021 chromosome 13, ASM3666992v2, whole genome shotgun sequence genome encodes:
- the LOC138029970 gene encoding demethylmenaquinone methyltransferase-like — MSNVFGSSAAEGYKQVSLSIQKTFGKEFIQSDVCPQPGDAILDLGCGTGELSAYLAELVGPEGKVIGLDPDEQRIQTARKSHRNIKHLSFVEGSASNISEIFPESFDIIFSNYVLHWIPDKQEAFKNMFASLKPGGKIAIVYVSHLAPFFTNALSKLNPENEAQICQLFHCESREKIEQCCTSSGFEVSKSYQAPIKLVFENTNSFIKWLWSSIHGIFDPSLVTEERLQSYLALYKNKNGNCSLEFAVNAEEEPNCRLVAFKKTFSSFSQTAKTPLQ, encoded by the coding sequence ATGTCAAATGTGTTCGGTTCTAGTGCTGCGGAGGGCTACAAACAAGTTTCGCTCTCCATACAAAAGACATTTGGCAAGGAATTCATCCAAAGTGATGTTTGCCCTCAGCCAGGAGATGCTATCTTGGATTTAGGCTGCGGCACAGGAGAGCTGTCTGCATACCTTGCCGAACTGGTGGGACCCGAGGGAAAAGTGATTGGCCTTGATCCAGATGAACAACGAATTCAGACGGCCAGAAAATCTCACCGAAACATCAAACATCTCTCTTTTGTTGAGGGAAGTGCATCAAACATCTCAGAGATTTTTCCAGAGTCCTTCGACATAATTTTCAGCAACTATGTGCTTCACTGGATCCCTGACAAACAAGAAGCCTTCAAGAATATGTTTGCAAGTCTGAAACCCGGTGGAAAAATCGCCATTGTTTATGTCTCTCATTTGGCTCCCTTCTTTACAAACGCCTTATCAAAGCTGAATCCAGAAAACGAGGCTCAAATTTGCCAGCTGTTTCACTGTGAATCCAGAGAAAAGATTGAGCAATGTTGTACATCATCCGGCTTCGAGGTTTCGAAGAGTTACCAAGCTCCCATTAAGCTCGTGTTCGAAAACACCAACAGTTTTATTAAGTGGCTTTGGTCGTCGATTCATGGTATCTTTGATCCATCGCTTGTCACCGAAGAGCGCTTGCAAAGTTACTTAGCTctgtacaaaaacaaaaatggaaactGTTCTCTCGAGTTTGCGGTGAACGCCGAGGAAGAACCGAACTGCCGGTTGGTCGCCTTCAAGAAAACTTTTTCTTCGTTTAGTCAGACGGCAAAAACGCCCCTCCAGTGA
- the LOC138029968 gene encoding uncharacterized protein encodes MPLPVYTPCMRGNDGSPEDSLELVCQYFKQGYNNLEILEFLKLHGINISLSTLKRRLTSLGLSRKSFVSNDELRSAIEKEFGRSGCFVGYRKMWARLRMKGIIVKRARVMTLLKELDPHGVESRRKKRLRRRAYHAKGPNFVWHTDGHDKLKPFGFSVHGCIDGFSRRLLWLEVGPTNKNPEVIAKYYLDAVKQLGGVPRKIRSDDGTENSTIEALHTFLRSSHNDENAGPGCFTIGRSTANQRIESYWSQFVKDSPGWWISFFKDLSDLGLFNSSDPVHLECIRFCFMQILRNELHKVAEMWNQHLIASSKFGNSSGPRGRPDCMFFLPHLYNSEDYKVPVNPQELEEFIDESTMCPADCSEDFKEFALSIMNALGLRQPDDVNEALDVYVTLIKEVEKLS; translated from the coding sequence ATGCCTTTGCCAGTATATACACCATGTATGCGAGGAAACGATGGTTCTCCCGAAGATTCCTTGGAACTTGTATGTCAGTATTTCAAACAAGGCTACAACAACCTTGAAATACTTGAATTTTTGAAGCTTCATGGCATAAACATTAGCTTGTCAACTCTAAAGAGAAGGCTTACCTCTTTAGGATTATCAAGAAAAAGTTTCGTCTCTAATGATGAATTGAGAAGTGCCATCGAGAAGGAATTTGGTAGAAGTGGTTGTTTTGTGGGATACCGCAAGATGTGGGCACGGCTCAGAATGAAGGGAATTATTGTAAAAAGAGCTAGGGTCATGACTCTTCTCAAGGAACTTGATCCTCATGGCGTGGAAAGCAGGCGAAAGAAGAGATTACGTCGCAGAGCGTATCATGCAAAGGGGCCAAATTTTGTTTGGCATACTGATGGCCATGACAAATTAAAGCCTTTTGGGTTTAGTGTGCACGGCTGTATCGACGGGTTTTCAAGAAGACTCCTCTGGTTGGAGGTGGGCCCCACAAATAAGAACCCAGAAGTGATTGCTAAGTACTACCTTGATGCTGTGAAGCAATTAGGTGGTGTACCCAGGAAAATAAGATCTGATGATGGGACTGAAAACAGCACAATTGAGGCACTTCATACATTCCTCAGGTCATCCCACAACGATGAAAATGCTGGCCCGGGATGTTTTACGATTGGCCGATCTACTGCAAATCAGAGAATCGAATCCTATTGGTCACAATTTGTAAAGGATAGTCCTGGTTGGTGGATTTCGTTTTTCAAAGATCTGTCAGACCTAGGTTTGTTTAATAGCTCAGACCCAGTGCACTTGGAATGTATTCGATTTTGTTTCATGCAAATATTGAGAAATGAGCTCCATAAGGTTGCTGAGATGTGGAACCAACATCTTATAGCTTCAAGCAAGTTTGGAAATAGCAGTGGTCCAAGAGGAAGACCAGACTGCATGTTCTTTCTTCCCCACCTATACAACTCTGAAGACTACAAAGTACCTGTAAACCCCCAGGAACTTGAGGAATTCATTGATGAATCAACCATGTGCCCGGCAGATTGCAGTGAAGATTTCAAGGAATTTGCCTTGTCTATTATGAATGCACTAGGACTGCGCCAGCCTGATGATGTAAATGAAGCTCTTGATGTCTATGTAACATTAATTAAAGAGGTCGAAAAGTTATCATAG
- the LOC138029966 gene encoding uncharacterized protein has product MLLACFRESMMKVAPIFWIPLNAIWTYGILAFADQWFVSRLHGIDAGSCGLQQSRPCKTIHQAAACARADDVINIDGFGTKSDPYPCESSAFQVASLSFRAYRSRAFIACKKNTLEFSCAVNSNSSVTVSFERITFLNTAVRLVNCNFKTIGVNFFNNLFDVLSHSFAQGVQGKIELDGCLFQNNSANSVKINGNLVQLDITNTTFAYNQIKNKHNALLNLSAQGWQPKIIVNFTNITVLGNRCPGKACFALGSGNNTGYLTMAMDKGKFESNQVGGRVLDIRGDSTIELNSVLFSKNFGGAINIESGKSMKFFLVNGNFVNNNVVDVEAPGDGGAIFVSGFKQKALVFISRSNFTSNRGQNGGACAILDVLSLRLNIERCTFSNNGAQDSGGAVTIGTNYHWQTSCAVNIHNSTFIGNGVNDRGDFYETPFTRDSGGGGALALYVFYMGSFTLINNTFVNNRAKQRYAGAVRAKIMTMHEATLIQHCKFLRNEGTGDAGTFELTVKNPWEVSPRVTIQKSTFMANKGYGFPRYDIFLNHSYLLLSFCKLQGNSAGGIYVALPNVEFCDVRVEHSVFTDNKNFAFRVSNKNCNGANLNFTNTSIARNNCKVKSSIFQVALNYIKNSLLLQSSRFEENFCLSGVAQILVSSHDQANPRRVQPLWIKVDPEGTAVILRQTVFRENTGVAESTLTIKDASEVQIQNCSFVNNFGGVDGSHLRIQLRWSVIHINKTVFRQTEKSMVFNTPKEKPYNVFLTVTSFGDLLMRDTSFLSDHFSLEGKTLIFVKGASQVSMTDSVKIQGPVGSKLSLHNFTHYEDFKRFQHWITSFSMSYWPCPVGTYSIRRGTSRGFAIGDQIKCHACPAGADCKTTLAARPNFWGYPVGDNVTFTLCPQGYCCSYVNQTCRYRNETYLNSGCQGNRTGTLCGSCKKGFSEDLFHNSCVPVKYCTQHWYLVVAFICAMLFALYLTRKPPLFQQLMRNLTWFLPNEKGKLDEKEVDRLENNDKKIGHSPVSSNGFLKIIFYFYQVAELLTVSSYGMSGLLKKTIVLPLVGLLNFKVYGNNDWNICPFPGITPLTKTLSQLVVVMVTFLSILFIYLFHSGLNKLLKRSPVLPEGGPYLAAILETVLLGYSAGLGTAIRLLDCKQIQDQLRWNYNAEITCFQWWQKVSIAAIVLYMFPFIFTVYIGTIRLYQQQISARRFLLACVFPLPFLLLGFVAHLLKVMRKSQDVPSAELQESRSNFSRHSLEAFVFEVLSAPFCKPNLDQHSPCKIYWESILIGRRFVLILIGWFVAHALLRSVLLAVLCLIFLLHHISQNPFGKFSANLAETVSLATLVVIAIMNVAVASYYSTGTEPRGIMQQYIQVFNLTEGILLSFIPFVFVAFVSLSLASQLFRLGLLLVQEGGRFLRKSKTRKQNQSEEEDPLLSPVH; this is encoded by the exons ATGCTTCTGGCGTGCTTCAGAGAATCTATGATGAAGGTGGCCCCAATTTTCTGGATTCCACTAAATGCCATTTGGACTTATG GAATTTTAGCCTTTGCTGACCAGTGGTTTGTTTCAAGACTTCATGGCATCGATGCAGGCAGTTGTGGTCTACAGCAATCTCGTCCCTGTAAGACTATCCATCAAGCCGCTGCGTGTGCGCGAGCAGACGATGTGATCAACATTGACGGCTTTGGCACAAAAAGTGACCCATATCCATGTGAATCCTCTGCATTTCAAGTAGCAAGCCTATCATTTCGAGCATACAGAAGTCGAGCATTTATCGCTTGTAAGAAAAATACCTTGGAATTTTCTTGCGCCGTCAATAGCAACTCTTCCGTTACTGTCTCCTTCGAAAGAATCACTTTCCTAAACACTGCGGTGCGTCTTGTTAATTGCAATTTTAAGACGATAGGAGTGAATTTTTTCAACAATTTGTTTGACGTCCTATCGCATAGTTTCGCGCAAGGAGTACAAGGCAAAATTGAACTTGACGGATGTCTCTTCCAAAACAACAGCGCCAACAGCGTCAAGATCAACGGAAATTTAGTACAGTTGGACATTACAAACACCACTTTTGCTTACAATcagattaaaaacaaacataacGCACTGTTAAATTTGTCAGCACAAGGTTGGCAACCCAAAATCATTGTAAACTTTACAAACATCACTGTTTTGGGTAACAGATGTCCCGGCAAAGCGTGTTTTGCACTTGGTTCGGGAAACAATACGGGATATTTGACAATGGCAATGGACAAAGGAAAATTCGAAAGCAACCAAGTTGGAGGAAGAGTCTTGGATATTAGAGGTGATTCAACCATTGAATTAAATTCTGTTCTGTTTTCCAAAAACTTTGGCGGAGCAATTAACATCGAAAGTGGAAAATCGATGAAGTTTTTTCTCGTCAACGGGAACTTCGTCAACAATAATGTAGTGGATGTTGAAGCACCCGGCGACGGAGGCGCAATTTTTGTCAGCGGATTCAAACAAAAGGCCCTCGTCTTTATATCGAGGTCAAACTTTACGTCAAACAGAggtcaaaatggcggcgcatGCGCGATTCTCGACGTTCTCTCGCTGAGACTGAATATCGAACGCTGCACTTTTTCCAATAATGGCGCACAAGACTCCGGGGGTGCAGTGACTATTGGCACGAATTACCATTGGCAAACCAGTTGCGCAGTGAATATTCACAATTCGACGTTCATTGGCAACGGAGTAAACGATCGCGGTGATTTCTACGAAACTCCCTTCACTCGAGATTCCGGAGGGGGTGGTGCTTTAGCCTTGTACGTGTTTTACATGGGAAGTTTTACCTTAATTAACAATACGTTTGTCAACAACAGAGCAAAACAGAGGTATGCTGGCGCTGTGCGAGCTAAAATAATGACTATGCATGAAGCAACCTTAATTCAACACTGTAAATTTCTACGAAACGAAGGAACAGGAGATGCGGGGACTTTTGAGCTCACCGTTAAAAATCCCTGGGAAGTTTCACCACGAGTCACAATTCAAAAATCCACGTTTATGGCAAACAAAGGATACGGTTTCCCAAGGTACGATATTTTCTTGAATCATAGCTACCTACTGCTGTCATTTTGCAAGCTGCAAGGAAATTCAGCTGGTGGGATATATGTTGCCCTGCCCAACGTGGAATTTTGTGATGTTCGCGTCGAACACTCTGTTTTCACCGACAACAAAAACTTTGCGTTTCGTGTGTCAAACAAAAATTGCAACGgggcaaatttgaatttcacaaaCACGTCAATTGCAAGGAACAACTGCAAGGTAAAAAGCAGCATTTTTCAGGTCGCTTTAAACTACATCAAGAATTCCTTATTACTTCAATCTAGTCGATTTGAGGAAAATTTTTGTTTGTCGGGCGTTGCACAAATTCTCGTGTCATCTCATGATCAAGCAAATCCCCGCCGCGTTCAGCCGCTATGGATAAAAGTTGACCCAGAGGGAACCGCAGTAATTCTACGCCAGACCGTTTTTCGTGAAAATACTGGCGTGGCAGAAAGCACGCTGACAATAAAGGACGCGTCCGAGGTCCAAATCCAAAACTGCAGTTTCGTGAACAACTTTGGCGGAGTTGATGGCTCTCATTTGCGAATTCAGCTACGCTGGAGCGTTATACATATCAACAAAACCGTTTTCCGGCAAACGGAAAAGTCAATGGTCTTTAACACACCAAAAGAGAAACCATATAATGTGTTTTTAACGGTGACCAGCTTTGGCGATTTACTTATGCGGGACACTTCCTTTTTATCTGACCATTTCAGCCTTGAAGGAAAAACTTTAATCTTTGTCAAAGGTGCAAGCCAAGTCAGCATGACAGATTCCGTGAAAATTCAAGGCCCCGTAGGGAGCAAGCTGTCTTTGCACAATTTCACCCATTACGAAGACTTTAAAAGATTTCAACATTGGATCACGTCATTTTCCATGAGTTATTGGCCATGTCCAGTAGGAACTTACAGTATTAGAAGGGGAACAAGTAGGGGATTTGCCATCGGCGACCAAATAAAATGCCACGCCTGTCCCGCTGGTGCAGATTGTAAAACTACCCTCGCTGCAAGGCCAAACTTTTGGGGTTATCCCGTTGGTGACAATGTAACTTTCACGCTTTGTCCCCAAGGTTACTGCTGCTCATATGTCAATCAAACGTGCAGGTACCGCAATGAAACCTACTTGAATTCCGGTTGCCAAGGGAACCGAACTGGGACCCTCTGTGGAAGTTGCAAGAAAGGCTTCAGCGAAGATCTCTTTCACAACAGTTGTGTTCCAGTCAAATACTGTACCCAACACTGGTATCTCGTTGTGGCGTTCATTTGTGCAATGCTTTTTGCCCTGTATCTTACCCGCAAGCCTCCCTTATTTCAACAATTGATGAGAAATTTGACGTGGTTCCTTCCAAACGAGAAGGGGAAGCTTGATGAGAAGGAAGTAGACAGGTTAGAAAACAACGACAAAAAGATTGGTCATTCTCCTGTTTCATCAAACGGATTCTTAAAAATcatcttttatttttatcaagttgCAGAACTGTTGACTGTTTCATCTTATGGAATGAGTGGattgttaaaaaaaaccatCGTGTTACCACTTGTTGGCCTAttgaatttcaaagtatatgGAAATAATGACTGGAATATTTGCCCATTTCCTGGCATCACTCCCTTAACCAAGACGCTGTCGCAACTTGTCGTTGTCATGGTTACCTTTTTGTCAATTTTGTTTATCTACCTATTTCACAGTGGTCTCAACAAGCTACTCAAGCGCAGCCCTGTGTTACCCGAGGGCGGTCCTTACCTTGCAGCGATCCTGGAAACTGTGTTGTTGGGGTACTCAGCAGGGCTTGGAACTGCAATAAGACTGTTGGACTGTAAACAAATTCAAGATCAGTTACGCTGGAACTACAACGCGGAGATAACTTGTTTTCAATGGTGGCAGAAAGTTTCCATAGCAGCGATTGTCCTGTACATGTTTCCGTTTATATTCACAGTGTATATTGGAACTATTCGACTTTATCAACAGCAAATTTCAGCCAGGCGATTTCTACTGGCATGTGTTTTCCCTCTACCTTTCCTTCTCCTTGGGTTTGTTGCTCATTTACTCAAGGTAATGCGAAAATCGCAAGACGTCCCTTCGGCTGAACTCCAGGAAAGTAGATCAAATTTTTCCCGCCACAGTTTGGAggcatttgtttttgaagtgcTTAGCGCCCCATTTTGCAAGCCCAatctggaccaacactcaccATGCAAAATCTACTGGGAAAGTATTCTCATTGGTCGCCGATTTGTcttaattctgattggctggttcGTCGCACATGCTCTGTTACGCTCTGTTTTGCTAGCAGTTCTGTGTCTCATTTTCTTATTGCATCACATATCCCAAAATCCTTTTGGCAAATTTTCCGCCAATCTTGCTGAAACAGTTTCCTTAGCAACCTTGGTCGTCATAGCAATAATGAATGTTGCGGTGGCTTCGTATTATAGCACAGGAACTGAACCTCGGGGCATTATGCAGCAATATATCCAGGTTTTCAATTTAACCGAAGGAATTTTACTTAGCTTCATTCCATTTGTGTTTGTAGCCTTTGTGTCTCTGTCACTCGCTTCGCAACTTTTTCGCTTGGGTCTACTTCTCGTTCAAGAGGGTGGAAGATTTCTTAGAAAATCAAAGACTCGCAAACAAAACCAGTCTGAAGAGGAGGATCCATTGCTTTCTCCGGTGCACTAA
- the LOC138029969 gene encoding demethylmenaquinone methyltransferase-like, which translates to MSKIFGSTAAEGYKQISLSIQKTFGEEFIQSDVLPQPGDAILDLGCGTGELSAYLAELVGPEGKVIGLDPDEQRIQTARKSHRNIKNLSFVEGSASNISEIFPESFDIIFSNYVLHWIPDKQEAFKNMFASLKPGGKIAIVYVSHLAPFFTNALSKLNPENEARICKMYRCESRAKIEQYCTSSGFEVSKSYQAPIKLVFENTNSFIKWLWSSIHGIFDPSLVTEERLQSYLALYKNKNGNCPLEFVVNVEEEPNCRLVASKKTFSSFSQTVKTLLQC; encoded by the coding sequence ATGTCAAAGATTTTCGGTTCTACCGCAGCGGAGGGCTACAAACAAATCTCGCTCTCCATACAAAAGACATTCGGTGAAGAATTCATCCAAAGTGATGTTCTTCCTCAGCCAGGGGATGCCATCTTGGATTTAGGCTGCGGCACAGGAGAGCTGTCTGCATATCTTGCCGAGCTGGTGGGACCCGAGGGAAAAGTGATTGGCCTTGATCCAGATGAACAACGAATTCAGACGGCCAGAAAATCTCACCGAAACATCAAAAATCTCTCTTTTGTTGAGGGAAGTGCATCAAACATCTCAGAGATTTTTCCAGAGTCCTTCGACATAATTTTCAGCAACTATGTGCTTCACTGGATCCCTGACAAACAAGAAGCCTTCAAGAATATGTTTGCAAGTCTGAAACCCGGTGGAAAAATCGCCATTGTTTATGTCTCTCATTTGGCTCCCTTCTTTACAAACGCCTTATCAAAGCTGAATCCAGAAAACGAGGCTCGAATTTGCAAGATGTATCGCTGTGAATCCAGAGCAAAAATTGAACAATATTGTACATCATCCGGCTTCGAGGTTTCGAAGAGTTACCAGGCTCCCATTAAGCTCGTGTTCGAAAACACCAACAGTTTTATTAAGTGGCTTTGGTCGTCGATTCATGGTATCTTTGATCCATCGCTTGTCACCGAAGAGCGCTTGCAAAGTTACTTAGCTctgtacaaaaacaaaaatggaaactGTCCTCTCGAGTTTGTGGTGAACGTCGAAGAAGAGCCGAACTGCCGGTTGGTCGCCTCCAAGAAAACTTTTTCTTCGTTTAGTCAGACAGTAAAAACGCTTCTCCAGTGTTGA